CGTAGAGGCCGTCGACGTCGGAGAGGAGGACGAGGAGGTCGGCGTGGACGAGGTGGGCGACGAGGGCGGCGAGCCGGTCGTTGTCGCCGAAGCGGATCTCGTCGGTGGCGACGGTGTCGTTCTCGTTGACGACGGGGACGGCGCCCATCTCCAGGAGCTGGTCCAGGGTGCTGTAGGCGTTGCGGTAATGGGCGCGGCGGCTGGTGTCGTCGGCGGTGAGGAGCACTTGGCCGACGCGGACGCCGTACCGCGCGAAGGAGGCGGTGTAACGGGCCACCAGGAGGCCCTGGCCGACGCTGGCGGCGGCCTGCTGGCGGGCGAGGTCCTTGGGGCGGCGGACCAGGCCGAGCGGGGCGAGCCCGGCGGCGATGGCTCCGCTGGAGACGAGGACGACCTCGCGTTCGCCGCCGTCCCTGACCTTGGCCAGGACGTCGACGAGGGCGTCGACGCGGTCGGCGTCGAGGCCGCCGGAGGCGGTGGTGAGCGAGGAGGAGCCGACCTTGACGACGATCCTGCGGGCGCCGGTCACTTCCGGCCTGTGGCCCGACGGCGTACGGTCCGACGGCTCGCGGCCCGGTGCCGCGCCGTCCGACGACATACGGTCCGACGGCCTCTGCTCTGCCACGTGCTTCCTCGCTCTGGATCGCCCCGGTGTCCTGCACGGGGCGTACGTGCCGCCCCCGGCACAGCACAGTACGCGAGCGACCGCCCCCGCTGCCCGCCGGTTTCGCCCGGTGGACAGCCGTGGGGCGGCCGGGGTGGATCAGCGCTGCTGCTCGTCCTTGACGGCGAGCATCCGGTCCACGACGCGGGCGGCGGCGCGCCCGTCGGAGGGCTCGCAGAAGTCGACCCGGAACTGGGCGTACTTCTCCTTGTACTCCTCGCTCACCTCGTCGATGTTCCGGATCGCGGCGACCAGGTCCTCGGAGGTCTTGATCAGCGGTCCGGGGGCGCGGGAGGTGAAGTCGAAGTAGAAGCCGCGCAGGGTGTCGCGGTAGTGCTCCAGGTCGTACGTGAAGAAGAGCATCGGCCGCCCGGAGTGGGCGAAGTCGAACAGCACCGAGGAGTAGTCCGTGATCAGCACGTCGGCGATCAGGTACAGGTCGGCGATGTCCGGGTAGTACGTGACGTCGTGGACGAAGCCCTGTCCGGCGCCGGGGATGGAGTCGAGGACCTTGTGGTGCTTGCGGTAGAGCAGCACGTGGTCCTCGCCGAGCTCGCGCCGGGCGGCCTCGACGTCGATCTGGTTGTCCAGCTTGAAGCGGCGGCCGCCGTAGCGCTGGTCGTCGCGCCAGGTGGGCGCGTACAGCACGACCTTCTTGCCCGCGGGGATGCCGAGCTTCTCCCGTACGGCCGCGGCGCGCTTGACGCGGTCGGGGGCGTGGAAGACGTCGTTGCGCGGGTAGCCCGCCTCCAGCACCTCGCACTGGAGGCGGAAGGAGTTGGTCATGATCGGGGTGGTGAAGGCGTTCGGCGTGATGAACAGGCTGTACTGGCGCGAGCGCTGCGGGAGGCTCGCGATGTAGGCCAGGTTCGCCTTGGGGGTGCCGAGCAGATCGGCGCCGATGCGCTTGAGCGGGGTGCCGTGCCAGGTCTGGACGACGACCTGGCCCTCGCGGCGGACGAACCACTCGCGGATGCCGCCGTTGGTGACGACGTACCGGCTGCGGGCCAGCGCCTCGTACCACTCGGTGCTGCCCCACTCCACGCCGCGCACGCCGGGCGGCAGGACGACCTGCTGGTCGTGGACCATCGCGATGTGCTCCACGTCGGTGCCCCGGCGCTTGAGCTCCTCGTAGACCGCGCGCGGCGAGTCGGAGAACTGCTTGCCGCCGAAGCTGTTGTAGAGCACGGCCTCGCGCAGCGGCAGCTTGCGCTGCTCGGGGGTGTAGACGTCGCGCATGAGGCGCTGGCGGTAGGCGCCGCGCAGCTCGGGGCCGAGGACCGGGCCGGACTCGATGAAGAGCCGGTCGAAGTCGAGGCGCTCCACGGTGTACGTGCGGCGCTCGCCCCGGTGGGAGAGCGGCAGCACGGAGACGAGGTCGGGGCGGAGCGTGACGGGGAGGTCGCGGGTGTGGTCCCACTCGGTGCGCAGGCGCAGGCGCGGCATCCAGCGGCCGGCGCGCAGCGGCACGGTGCCCTCGTAGGTGGGCATGGTGTCGGGGCGCAGGCGGGCGGTGAAGCGGCCGTCGGCGAAGTCGACGGGCAGCGGGCGGTCCTCGTTGCGGCCGGTGTGGCGCAGCACCATCTTCATCTGCTCGGCCGGGCCGGTGTAGGCGCCGGAGAGCAGCAGCTCGCCGTCGGCGGTCCACTCGACGCTGTCGACGACCGGCTGGACGGTGCGCAGCTGCGGGGTGAAGTTCCCGGCGCCGTCGGTGAGGATCGCCAACTCGCGCCCGTCGGGCAGCGGGTGGACGCCGGTGTTCAGGTTCTCGCCGTTGGTGGCGCGGCGGGTGGTGCCGTCGGCGAAGACGATGAGCGCGCGGTACTTGCGGGACTTGCCGGGGGTGATGCCGTCGACGGGGAGGTCGGCCAGCGGCAGCTTCGCGGTGTGGCGGAGCCAGCCGTCGTCGCCGGTGCCGGTCTGCTGGAGCGGCAGGTCGGTGGCGTAGCCGCTCGGCTCGTGGTCGATGCGGAGCGCGGTGGGGTACTTGCCCGCGGGGGCCGTCACGCGGGAGCGGAGGGTGACGGTGAGCGTGTCGCCGTCCACCTTCTGGGAGTCGATCTCGGCGGGGACGACGTCCACGGTGAGTTTGAGCCGGTTGCGGTCGAAGCCGGCGACGAGCCGGACGCCGTCGTCGAGGGAGCGGGTGTAGCTGTGTCCGGCCGCGCCGGCGTTGTTCTTGGTGATGCTGCCCACGGACATGCCGCCGGGGCGCGGGATGCCGATGCCCAGGCGCCAGGTGCCGGACTGCCACTGGCCGCGGACGCGCAGCCGGCCCGGGTCGATGCCGATCTCGAAGCCGGACCAGTCGTAGTTGTGCAGGGCGCCCTTGGCCTCGGTGGTGGCGCGGGGCTCCTCGACCGTGCGCAGGCGCAGCGGGAGGGTGGAGCGGCTGCCCTGGCGGCGGAGCACGGCGACGCGCAGGGAGCGTTTGCCGGTGGCCGAGGGGACGTTGGGGATGTAGGCGTAGCCCTTGACGACGAGCTTGCCGTCCTCCCAGACGAGGTCCAGGAGCTTTCCGCGTACGGGGAGTTCGCTGCGGTTGAAGTTGCGCACCGAGGACGGCAGCGAGGAGCTTTCGATGCCGGGCAGCTCGATGCGGGCCCGCCGCAAACCCTTGACGGAGAAGGCGCCCGGGTTCTCCCGTTCGTAGTGGAGCAGGCCCGCCAGC
This DNA window, taken from Streptomyces griseus subsp. griseus, encodes the following:
- a CDS encoding CDP-glycerol glycerophosphotransferase family protein; amino-acid sequence: MASLEAIPEELSRLMKYFPETPAEERPAFHSAAKDFLDRAAPKIVRQFSPMARVKWHLAASGRGEELAGLLHYERENPGAFSVKGLRRARIELPGIESSSLPSSVRNFNRSELPVRGKLLDLVWEDGKLVVKGYAYIPNVPSATGKRSLRVAVLRRQGSRSTLPLRLRTVEEPRATTEAKGALHNYDWSGFEIGIDPGRLRVRGQWQSGTWRLGIGIPRPGGMSVGSITKNNAGAAGHSYTRSLDDGVRLVAGFDRNRLKLTVDVVPAEIDSQKVDGDTLTVTLRSRVTAPAGKYPTALRIDHEPSGYATDLPLQQTGTGDDGWLRHTAKLPLADLPVDGITPGKSRKYRALIVFADGTTRRATNGENLNTGVHPLPDGRELAILTDGAGNFTPQLRTVQPVVDSVEWTADGELLLSGAYTGPAEQMKMVLRHTGRNEDRPLPVDFADGRFTARLRPDTMPTYEGTVPLRAGRWMPRLRLRTEWDHTRDLPVTLRPDLVSVLPLSHRGERRTYTVERLDFDRLFIESGPVLGPELRGAYRQRLMRDVYTPEQRKLPLREAVLYNSFGGKQFSDSPRAVYEELKRRGTDVEHIAMVHDQQVVLPPGVRGVEWGSTEWYEALARSRYVVTNGGIREWFVRREGQVVVQTWHGTPLKRIGADLLGTPKANLAYIASLPQRSRQYSLFITPNAFTTPIMTNSFRLQCEVLEAGYPRNDVFHAPDRVKRAAAVREKLGIPAGKKVVLYAPTWRDDQRYGGRRFKLDNQIDVEAARRELGEDHVLLYRKHHKVLDSIPGAGQGFVHDVTYYPDIADLYLIADVLITDYSSVLFDFAHSGRPMLFFTYDLEHYRDTLRGFYFDFTSRAPGPLIKTSEDLVAAIRNIDEVSEEYKEKYAQFRVDFCEPSDGRAAARVVDRMLAVKDEQQR